The following proteins come from a genomic window of Dongia rigui:
- a CDS encoding SDR family oxidoreductase, with protein MTFPLELAGRRAIVSGGTKGLGAAVVDILHRNGMRVIATARSVPVEGAADLHYVAADLTTAEGCATAVQAAQSLLGGVDAIVNVLGGSKAPAGGFAVLDDDVWARELALNLMPAVRLDRALLPGMIAQGGGVIVHVSSIQRRLPLPEATTAYAAAKAALSTYSKSLSKEVSPKGVRVVSVAPGWIETEAAVALAERLATETGTDYAGGKEIIMRSLGGIPLGRPAKPAEVADLIAFLISPRAAAITGTEYVIDGGTIPTA; from the coding sequence ATGACCTTCCCGCTGGAACTCGCCGGCCGTCGCGCCATCGTCAGCGGCGGCACCAAGGGCCTCGGTGCCGCCGTGGTCGATATCCTGCACCGGAACGGCATGCGCGTCATTGCGACGGCGCGTTCGGTGCCGGTCGAAGGTGCCGCAGATCTTCACTATGTCGCCGCCGACCTCACGACCGCCGAGGGCTGCGCCACGGCCGTGCAGGCAGCGCAATCTCTGCTGGGAGGGGTCGATGCCATCGTCAATGTTCTGGGCGGCTCCAAGGCACCGGCCGGGGGCTTCGCGGTGCTCGACGACGACGTCTGGGCGCGGGAACTGGCGCTCAACCTGATGCCGGCGGTGCGCCTCGACCGTGCGCTGCTGCCCGGCATGATCGCGCAAGGCGGCGGCGTCATCGTGCATGTCAGCTCGATCCAGCGGCGCCTGCCGCTCCCGGAGGCCACCACGGCCTATGCCGCCGCCAAGGCGGCGCTCTCGACCTACAGCAAGAGCCTCTCGAAGGAGGTCTCGCCCAAAGGGGTCCGCGTCGTCAGTGTCGCACCCGGATGGATCGAGACCGAGGCGGCCGTGGCGCTGGCCGAGCGTCTCGCCACGGAAACCGGCACCGATTACGCCGGCGGCAAGGAAATCATCATGCGCAGCCTGGGTGGTATCCCGCTCGGCCGGCCGGCCAAGCCGGCGGAAGTGGCCGATCTCATCGCCTTCCTCATTTCCCCGCGCGCGGCCGCCATCACCGGGACCGAATATGTGATCGATGGCGGGACAATCCCGACTGCCTGA
- a CDS encoding carbohydrate kinase family protein: MSKKNPSIIVAGGANLDIKSRIAGKTIPGTSNPGWTETSPGGVGRNIAENLARLGAKVGLLTLIGEDSTGDRLRRSARAVGIDTSLMMRRKGSTGTYSATLNAEGEMLIAVSDMSLIDGMKTSDITQHKDVLAVADLLVADGNLPLPCLKALLQIAKRAEIPLVLEPVSVPKAKRLKPLLQEGLPIAALTPNRDELAELTGLPVKNARDLTKAAQRLHERGVTHVLVGLGAEGCFLSTADEGQHLIPVRKKSIIKDVTGGGDAMVASLAFGLAKDITALQAARAGQELAARVVRSMESGAGQKRGRG, encoded by the coding sequence GTGAGCAAGAAGAACCCCTCGATCATCGTCGCCGGCGGCGCCAATCTCGATATCAAGAGCCGGATCGCGGGGAAGACAATTCCCGGCACCTCCAACCCGGGCTGGACGGAAACAAGCCCTGGCGGCGTCGGGCGCAACATCGCCGAGAATCTCGCCCGGCTGGGCGCCAAGGTCGGATTGCTCACCTTGATCGGCGAGGATTCCACCGGCGATCGCTTACGCCGCAGTGCGCGGGCTGTCGGCATCGACACCTCGCTGATGATGCGGCGCAAGGGGTCGACCGGGACCTACAGCGCCACCCTCAATGCCGAGGGCGAGATGCTGATCGCGGTCAGCGATATGAGCCTCATCGATGGCATGAAGACCAGCGACATCACGCAGCATAAAGACGTGCTGGCGGTAGCAGATCTGCTGGTGGCGGACGGCAACCTGCCGCTGCCCTGCTTGAAGGCGCTGCTGCAGATCGCCAAGCGCGCGGAGATACCGCTGGTGCTGGAGCCGGTCTCGGTGCCCAAGGCCAAGCGGCTGAAGCCGCTGCTGCAGGAAGGCTTGCCGATTGCGGCGCTGACGCCCAACCGGGATGAACTGGCGGAACTGACCGGGTTGCCGGTGAAGAACGCGCGCGATCTGACAAAGGCGGCGCAACGCCTGCATGAGCGCGGTGTCACCCATGTTCTGGTGGGTCTCGGTGCCGAGGGCTGCTTCCTCTCCACCGCCGATGAAGGGCAGCATCTGATCCCGGTGCGCAAGAAAAGCATTATCAAGGACGTGACCGGCGGCGGCGATGCGATGGTGGCGAGCCTGGCCTTTGGCCTTGCCAAGGACATTACGGCGCTGCAGGCGGCGCGTGCGGGCCAGGAACTGGCAGCGCGGGTCGTGCGTTCCATGGAGAGTGGTGCGGGTCAAAAAAGGGGACGCGGATGA
- a CDS encoding winged helix-turn-helix transcriptional regulator: MTRTHEKVSPLPAGKLEGASSSGYTRETAADGVEQAKKLFEGRWKLVILFHLFGGRVLRFSDLERAIPAISQKMLAQQLRQLQSDGLVHRTVHQQVPPKVEYALTEWGQALCPALDSMLTWLTSRPETEKQV, translated from the coding sequence ATGACAAGAACGCACGAGAAAGTAAGTCCCTTACCCGCAGGTAAGCTGGAGGGCGCATCCAGCAGCGGCTATACGCGCGAGACGGCGGCCGATGGTGTCGAGCAGGCCAAAAAGCTGTTCGAGGGACGCTGGAAGCTCGTCATCCTCTTTCACCTCTTCGGTGGGCGCGTGTTGCGCTTTTCGGATCTCGAGCGCGCCATTCCGGCTATTTCACAGAAGATGCTGGCGCAGCAATTGCGGCAGTTGCAAAGCGACGGCCTGGTGCACCGCACGGTCCATCAGCAGGTGCCACCCAAGGTCGAATACGCCCTTACCGAATGGGGTCAGGCTCTGTGCCCAGCTCTCGATTCAATGCTGACCTGGCTGACGTCGCGCCCCGAAACGGAGAAGCAGGTCTAG
- a CDS encoding pseudouridine-5'-phosphate glycosidase, which produces MNQYLDIAPEVAAALQARQPVVALESTIVAHGMPYPQNLETAQIVESIIREGGAVPATIAILDGRLKVGLSPDELQRVAQSPDMVKASIRDLAVLVASGGNGATTVASTMRIAAMAGIHVFVTGGIGGVHRGAAKSFDISADLEEMAESNVAVVCAGAKSILDIGLTLEYLETAGVPVITVGSETFPAFYSRESGHKSPFTVANAAEVAAIARAKWEMGLKGGMVIANPIAVEDEIPAEEIDRQIQGALIEADTLGYRGKTVTPFLLKHVATLTEGRSLTANIALVRNNARLGAAIAVALAG; this is translated from the coding sequence ATGAACCAGTATCTCGACATCGCGCCGGAAGTTGCGGCCGCGCTGCAAGCGCGCCAGCCGGTGGTGGCCCTGGAATCCACCATCGTCGCCCATGGCATGCCGTATCCGCAGAATTTGGAGACGGCGCAGATCGTCGAGAGCATCATCCGCGAGGGTGGCGCAGTGCCGGCGACCATCGCCATCCTGGACGGCCGGTTGAAGGTCGGCCTGTCGCCTGATGAGTTGCAGCGTGTCGCGCAGTCGCCGGACATGGTGAAGGCCAGCATCCGTGATTTGGCCGTCCTGGTGGCGTCGGGCGGCAACGGCGCCACGACGGTCGCCAGCACCATGCGCATCGCCGCCATGGCGGGTATCCATGTGTTTGTCACCGGCGGCATCGGTGGCGTGCACCGGGGCGCTGCCAAGAGCTTCGACATTTCGGCCGACCTTGAAGAAATGGCCGAGAGCAATGTCGCGGTGGTTTGCGCGGGTGCCAAATCGATCCTCGATATCGGCCTGACGCTCGAGTACCTCGAAACCGCCGGCGTCCCCGTGATCACGGTGGGATCGGAGACCTTCCCCGCCTTCTATTCGCGCGAGAGCGGGCACAAGTCTCCGTTCACGGTGGCCAATGCCGCGGAGGTCGCTGCCATCGCCCGGGCGAAATGGGAGATGGGTCTTAAAGGCGGCATGGTGATCGCCAACCCGATCGCGGTCGAAGACGAAATCCCGGCGGAAGAGATCGACCGCCAGATCCAGGGTGCGTTGATCGAGGCCGACACGCTGGGCTATCGCGGCAAGACCGTGACGCCCTTTCTGCTGAAGCATGTGGCGACCCTGACCGAGGGGCGCTCGCTCACCGCCAACATCGCTTTGGTGCGCAACAATGCGCGCCTAGGGGCGGCCATTGCCGTGGCGCTGGCGGGCTAG